The genomic stretch CAGGCTGAAGAAGAATTTAAAAAATTCAGCAACCAGCTTCAGTTACCAGCTGGAGTACGGCTTGAGCACAGCCGCTCTTTTGAAGAGGAGCAAGTAACATTGAACATGGATTTCAGCAGTAAGGAAGAGTTGGCCCGAATTTGGCCACAGTTGGAGGCGTTGTGCTTAAGTAGGAGTAAGCAGGAAGTAAAAATACTGGGCGGGAGAGCCCGAAGCTCCCCCGATTCATCGTTATAGCTTCATGGTTTCAGTACTTCAGTACAACAGGCCCTGAATCAATATATCACGCCTCACTTTTTCTGTCGTTTGCTCTTGCAAAGAAAGCGATGTTTCTTCTCCGCCGATGCTGTAGCCACTGAGAAGTGATGTTCCCCGCTCGCCGATGAAATACGGTGCCATGAAGAGGTAGACCTGATCCACTAATTTTTTCTTGAGAAATGAACCGTGGACAGCAGCGCCACCTTCCACCAAGAGAGACGCAATATCGGCCTTCCCTAATTGACGCAGGACCTGCGCAAGATCAAGCCCGCCATCCTGATCTCTATCTACCCTATGAATAATTGCCCCGGCCTGTTCCAGATCCTTCTGCTTTTGCTCTGAGGCATGCTGATCACAGAAGATCCACGTTGCTGCCGATGATTGTTGCGTCAGCATGCGGGCATCAGGAGAGAGCCTGAGTTGACTGTCCAGAATCACCCGGAGAGGGTCACGGCTAGCTTGCTGCTCCAGCCGGGTTGTCAAAGAGGGATCATCAATAAGGGCTGTTCCGCAACCGATAAGAATCGCATCCAGCTGATTCCGTAACGCATGAACTCGTTGCTTTGCAGCGGACCCGGTGATAGCTCCGCCTTCTCCCAGTCTGCGGCTGATCTTGCCGTCCAGGCTCACGCCCGCCTTCATCACAACCCAAGGAAGACCAGTGACCGAATGTTTGAGAAAGGGATAGTTAAGCTGTCGGCATTCCTGTTTAAGGACGCTCAATCTGACCTCAACACCTTGCGACCGGAGAAAATCAGCACCGCCGGAGGCAACAGGATTAGGATCAGCCATGCCGATAACCACTCGGCTGAATCCGGCGGTAAGGATGGCCTGGGTGCAGGGAGGGGTCCTGCCCGTATGATTGCAGGGCTCCAGAGTAACATAGATAGTTGCGCCTACGCAACTATACGCTTTTTCAAGAACATCAGCAATGGCATTGACCTCGGCATGGGGGGTTCCGGCTTGGCGATGATATCCCTGCCCTATGATCTGATCATCTTTGACAATGACTGCACCAACGCAGGGATTAGGTGATGTTCTCCCTAATCCCTTTTCCGCCTCCTTGATGGCAAGGCGCATATATGCGGTATCAGACTTCATAACCGAAAAATTTTATAAACTCCCACCCCTCTGGGGTGGGACAACAAAATATGAAAGTTATGAAACGGTCGGTAGTTGTTGCCACGATTACTTTCATATAAAATCTGCTTAATGCTGCTTCCCTAAAAAATATTTGAGCTCATCCATAAACTCATTCACATCCTTGAACTGCCGATAGACTGAAGCAAAGCGGACATAGGCGACTTCATCAAGTTCAGGCAGGGCCTCCATAACCCATTCTCCGAGCTGAGAGGTGAGAAGCTCTTTGCCTCCTGTATCCTGAAGTCTATGCTCAATCTCATCGACAAAACGGTCAATATCCTCCAATCCGACTGGGCGTTTCTCGCAGGCCTTTTCCAAGCCGATAATCATCTTCCCTCTATCCCATGCTTCCCGACGCCCATCTTTTTTCACCAGCATGGGCAGCATCATTTCAATACGCTCATAGGTGGTGAAACGCTGATCACAGGCCTCACAATGACGCCTCCGCCGAGTGATAATTTTATCCTTATTTAGGCGGGAGTCAATGACCCGGTTGTCCAGCTGACCGCAATAGGGGCATTTCATAGCGTAAGCAGAGGAGACAAAAAAAAGATGAAGGCCAATATAAACAGCATCCTAGAGCGAATCATCCCGTGCAATCTCCGGGTATAAGGGAACCGTCTCGCAAAGTTGCCGTACTTCCTGCCGTACCTGAATCGCCTCTTCTTCTCCTGAGGTAAGAACCCGATTAATCCAGTCACCGATCATAACCATCTCTGGTTCTTTAAGCCCTCTGGTGGTGACAGCCGGGGTACCGACACGGATACCGCTGGTCACGAAGCGAGATTGAGTGTCAAAAGGAATGGCGTTCTTATTCACTGTCAGACCTGCCTTCTCCAAACGCTCCTCTGCGTCTTTCCCGGTAAGATTCTTGCTGCTCAGGTCAATCAGGAGGAGATGGTTATCTGTTCCACCGGATACAATCCGAAAGCCATGCTCAGTCAAACGAGCCGCCAGCGCAGATGCATTAGCCACAACCTGCTTCTGATATTGACGGTACTCCTCAGTCATTGCCTCCTTAAAACTGACTGCCTTCGCAGCGATCACATGAACAAGCGGCCCACCCTGAATTCCAGGAAAGATATTGGAGTCCAAGGCCTTGGCAAATTTGTTTTTGGCCAAAATCAAACCA from Candidatus Electrothrix communis encodes the following:
- the ribD gene encoding bifunctional diaminohydroxyphosphoribosylaminopyrimidine deaminase/5-amino-6-(5-phosphoribosylamino)uracil reductase RibD, with protein sequence MKSDTAYMRLAIKEAEKGLGRTSPNPCVGAVIVKDDQIIGQGYHRQAGTPHAEVNAIADVLEKAYSCVGATIYVTLEPCNHTGRTPPCTQAILTAGFSRVVIGMADPNPVASGGADFLRSQGVEVRLSVLKQECRQLNYPFLKHSVTGLPWVVMKAGVSLDGKISRRLGEGGAITGSAAKQRVHALRNQLDAILIGCGTALIDDPSLTTRLEQQASRDPLRVILDSQLRLSPDARMLTQQSSAATWIFCDQHASEQKQKDLEQAGAIIHRVDRDQDGGLDLAQVLRQLGKADIASLLVEGGAAVHGSFLKKKLVDQVYLFMAPYFIGERGTSLLSGYSIGGEETSLSLQEQTTEKVRRDILIQGLLY
- the nrdR gene encoding transcriptional regulator NrdR, with translation MKCPYCGQLDNRVIDSRLNKDKIITRRRRHCEACDQRFTTYERIEMMLPMLVKKDGRREAWDRGKMIIGLEKACEKRPVGLEDIDRFVDEIEHRLQDTGGKELLTSQLGEWVMEALPELDEVAYVRFASVYRQFKDVNEFMDELKYFLGKQH